A single window of Streptomyces sp. NBC_00464 DNA harbors:
- a CDS encoding PrsW family intramembrane metalloprotease, with the protein MSDGSDQRQSQPAVPVLGEHLDGEILAAAPDRGQWRYRPRRVGMLWRSRTLRVVVVFTVLALCGLVILALVRDQTGTQGFLVGLGLAVLPVPVLMTAFRWLDRVEPGPWRNMLFAFAWGACAAALVAIIANSFATQWIATATADPGSADTLGATVIAPVVEESAKAAAVLLLFLFRRREFGGIVDGMVVAGFTATGFAFTENILYLGNAFGEDRMMGSGFASVTAATFFVRVVMTPFAHPLFTVLTGIGFGIAASSARPQRARRIVFPLLGLVLAMGMHALWNGSSAFGPYGFYAVYGAFMVPAFGLVTWLAIWARLRELRTLGTELPVYAAAGWLSSAEPLALSSMRARGMARNIARRRAAAAAGGPYGRPHGQAHHPAYAPAHAAPHPAHAHLPAAARKESKARGRAAARTVAEYESFATSLAFLRRQARRGTAGPDFAERERELLHHLWQRRETAGPALGYAAQATGRLRPRFVPAVHRPYPGQVQRQGPGQGYGAHPPHGGHAPHPYPAYPYTGQPYSAPAYPPRANPPYDRPRYGKQD; encoded by the coding sequence GTGTCCGACGGGTCTGATCAGCGACAGTCACAGCCGGCCGTCCCGGTGCTCGGGGAGCACCTGGACGGCGAGATCCTGGCTGCCGCGCCGGACCGGGGCCAGTGGCGCTACCGCCCGCGCCGCGTCGGCATGCTGTGGCGGAGCCGGACGCTCCGCGTCGTCGTCGTCTTCACCGTGCTGGCGCTCTGCGGTCTGGTGATCCTCGCCCTGGTCCGTGACCAGACGGGGACGCAGGGGTTCCTCGTCGGTCTCGGCCTGGCCGTGTTGCCCGTCCCGGTGCTGATGACGGCGTTCCGCTGGCTGGACCGGGTCGAACCGGGCCCGTGGCGCAACATGCTGTTCGCCTTCGCCTGGGGCGCCTGCGCGGCGGCCCTGGTCGCGATCATCGCGAATTCCTTCGCGACGCAGTGGATCGCCACCGCCACGGCCGACCCGGGCAGCGCGGACACGCTGGGAGCCACGGTCATAGCGCCCGTCGTGGAGGAGAGCGCCAAGGCGGCGGCCGTCCTGCTGCTCTTCCTCTTCCGGCGACGGGAGTTCGGCGGAATCGTCGACGGCATGGTCGTCGCCGGATTCACCGCGACGGGTTTCGCCTTCACCGAGAACATCCTCTACCTGGGCAACGCCTTCGGTGAGGACCGGATGATGGGCTCGGGCTTCGCCTCGGTGACCGCGGCGACCTTCTTCGTGCGTGTGGTGATGACGCCGTTCGCCCATCCGCTCTTCACCGTGCTGACCGGCATCGGTTTCGGGATCGCCGCGAGCAGCGCGCGCCCTCAGCGGGCCCGGCGCATCGTGTTCCCGCTGCTGGGCCTGGTCCTCGCGATGGGCATGCACGCCCTGTGGAACGGATCGTCCGCGTTCGGCCCGTACGGCTTCTACGCCGTGTACGGGGCCTTCATGGTCCCGGCCTTCGGACTGGTGACCTGGCTGGCGATCTGGGCCCGCCTGCGCGAGCTGCGCACCCTCGGCACCGAGCTGCCGGTGTACGCCGCGGCCGGCTGGCTGTCCTCCGCCGAACCTCTCGCCCTCTCCTCGATGCGGGCCCGCGGCATGGCCAGGAACATCGCACGCAGGCGCGCGGCAGCGGCGGCCGGCGGCCCGTACGGCAGGCCCCACGGCCAGGCGCACCACCCGGCATACGCTCCCGCACACGCCGCCCCTCACCCCGCGCACGCCCACCTACCGGCCGCAGCGCGGAAGGAGAGCAAGGCCCGCGGCAGGGCGGCGGCCCGCACGGTCGCCGAGTACGAGTCGTTCGCGACCTCGCTCGCCTTTCTGCGCCGACAGGCCCGCCGCGGCACGGCGGGCCCCGACTTCGCCGAACGCGAGCGGGAGTTGCTGCACCACCTGTGGCAGCGCAGGGAGACCGCAGGCCCCGCCCTCGGGTACGCGGCGCAGGCCACGGGCCGACTGCGCCCCCGGTTCGTGCCCGCGGTGCACCGGCCGTACCCAGGACAGGTCCAGCGGCAGGGCCCCGGGCAGGGCTACGGGGCGCATCCACCCCACGGCGGCCACGCCCCGCACCCGTACCCCGCATACCCGTACACCGGACAGCCCTACAGCGCACCGGCGTACCCGCCGCGCGCCAACCCTCCGTACGACCGGCCGCGCTACGGAAAGCAGGATTAG
- the lhgO gene encoding L-2-hydroxyglutarate oxidase — protein MMTHAAYDCDVLVIGGGIVGLSAAYAITRTAPGTRVTVLEKEWGPARHQTGRNSGVIHSGIYYAPGSLKARYAVRGAAEMTDFCREHGIAHAVTGKLIVATGRSELPRLHALVQRGREHGLPVRELGPAQIAEYEPRVRGLAAIRVGTTGVCDFGAVAERFATEVRAGGGLIRFGAEVVAIDRRPWGVAVRTADGLVVRARVLVNCAGLHCDRVARLAGDDPGMRIVPFRGEYYELARPELVRGLVYPVPDPAFPFLGVHLTRGHDGSVHVGPNAVPALAREGYGWPVVRPRELLSTLSWPGSWQIARRHWRYGAGEVHRSLSKHAFTAAVRRLLPEVTEDDLRPAPAGVRAQAVLRDGTLVDDFLIREAPHTVHVLNAPSPAATAALPIGREVARRALLRAQGTGWKPPAVESGHCV, from the coding sequence ATGATGACGCACGCGGCGTACGACTGCGATGTGCTGGTGATCGGCGGCGGGATCGTCGGCCTGTCGGCCGCGTATGCGATCACGCGGACCGCACCGGGCACGAGGGTGACCGTGCTGGAGAAGGAGTGGGGCCCCGCGCGCCATCAGACCGGGCGCAACAGCGGGGTGATCCACAGCGGCATCTACTACGCCCCTGGCTCGCTGAAGGCGCGGTACGCGGTGCGCGGCGCCGCGGAGATGACCGACTTCTGCCGGGAGCACGGCATCGCGCATGCCGTGACCGGCAAGCTGATCGTCGCGACCGGCCGCTCCGAGCTGCCCCGGCTGCACGCCCTGGTGCAGCGCGGCCGGGAGCACGGACTGCCCGTGCGCGAGCTGGGGCCCGCGCAGATCGCCGAGTACGAACCGCGGGTGCGGGGCCTCGCCGCGATCCGGGTGGGCACGACGGGGGTGTGCGACTTCGGCGCGGTCGCCGAGCGGTTCGCCACCGAGGTGCGGGCCGGCGGCGGCCTGATCAGGTTCGGCGCGGAGGTCGTCGCGATCGACCGGCGGCCGTGGGGCGTCGCGGTGCGCACGGCGGACGGCCTGGTGGTGCGGGCCCGGGTACTGGTCAACTGCGCGGGGCTGCACTGCGACCGGGTGGCGCGGCTGGCGGGCGACGACCCGGGGATGCGCATCGTGCCCTTCCGGGGGGAGTATTACGAGCTGGCCCGGCCCGAGCTGGTGCGCGGCCTGGTCTATCCGGTGCCCGATCCGGCGTTTCCCTTCCTCGGCGTCCATCTGACCCGCGGCCACGACGGCAGCGTCCACGTCGGGCCGAACGCGGTGCCGGCGCTGGCCCGCGAGGGATACGGCTGGCCGGTGGTACGCCCCCGCGAACTGCTGTCCACCCTGAGCTGGCCGGGCTCCTGGCAGATCGCCCGCAGGCACTGGCGGTACGGGGCGGGCGAGGTGCACCGCTCGCTGTCGAAGCACGCGTTCACGGCTGCCGTGCGACGGCTCCTGCCCGAGGTGACGGAGGACGACCTGCGCCCCGCTCCTGCCGGGGTCAGGGCCCAGGCGGTGCTGCGGGACGGCACGCTGGTGGACGACTTCCTGATCCGCGAGGCGCCGCACACCGTGCACGTACTGAACGCCCCGTCGCCCGCCGCCACGGCCGCGCTGCCCATCGGGCGGGAGGTGGCACGCAGGGCGCTGCTCCGGGCACAGGGGACGGGGTGGAAGCCGCCCGCCGTAGAATCAGGGCATTGTGTCTGA
- a CDS encoding sporulation protein produces the protein MSREQRGPNEKLGTVLALAGISNAGLARRVNDLGAQRGLTLRYDKTSVARWVSKGMVPQGAAPHLIAAAIGAKLGRPVPLHEIGLADADPAPEVGLAFPRDVGEAVRSATELYRLDLAGRRAGSGGIWQSLAGSFSVSAYATPASRWLISPADPSVERASTAAVAAILGTPSTHSAQSTQGARGASGAHGASSAPGVSPPPGTHGQPGGSGSAAAQDAPGQPTATAPPRHASAASGTSPVPGHGTPLSPGHGLSIPVQPGPDSAHDVSPLRVGHSDVSKLREAAQDARRWDSKYGGGDWRSSMVPECLRVDAAPLLLGSYSDEVGRALFGAAAELTRLAGWMAFDTGQQEAAQRYYIQALRLARAAADVPLGGYVLASMSLQATYRGFADEGVDLAQAAVERNRGLATARTMSFFRLVEARAHAKANDAPAAGAALKAAEGWLERSRDGDADPSWLGFYSYDRFAADAAECHLDLKAPRQVRRFTEQALSRPTEEFVRSHGLRLVVSAVAELESGNLDAACAAGTRAVEVAGRISSARTTEYVRDLLHRLEPYGDEPRVVELRERARPLLVAPA, from the coding sequence ATGTCCAGGGAGCAACGCGGGCCGAACGAGAAACTCGGAACCGTTCTCGCCCTCGCGGGAATCAGCAACGCCGGGCTCGCCCGGCGGGTCAACGACCTCGGGGCGCAGCGCGGACTGACACTTCGGTACGACAAGACCTCGGTGGCCCGGTGGGTCTCCAAGGGCATGGTGCCCCAGGGCGCCGCGCCCCATCTCATCGCCGCGGCGATCGGCGCCAAGCTCGGCCGGCCGGTCCCGCTGCACGAGATCGGGCTGGCCGACGCCGACCCGGCGCCGGAGGTCGGGCTGGCGTTCCCGCGCGATGTGGGTGAGGCGGTCCGTTCGGCGACCGAGCTGTACCGGCTGGATCTGGCCGGGCGGCGGGCGGGCAGCGGCGGGATCTGGCAGTCGCTGGCGGGTTCGTTCTCGGTGAGTGCGTACGCGACCCCGGCGTCCCGCTGGCTGATATCCCCCGCCGACCCGTCGGTGGAACGCGCCTCGACGGCGGCAGTGGCGGCGATCCTGGGGACACCCAGCACGCACAGCGCGCAGAGCACGCAGGGCGCACGAGGCGCATCGGGGGCGCATGGGGCATCGAGTGCGCCAGGCGTTTCGCCTCCGCCCGGCACCCATGGGCAGCCGGGCGGGTCCGGCTCCGCAGCGGCGCAGGACGCGCCGGGGCAGCCGACGGCAACGGCCCCCCCACGCCACGCATCCGCCGCGTCCGGCACCTCGCCGGTGCCCGGCCACGGCACGCCGCTGTCTCCCGGGCACGGCCTGTCGATCCCCGTCCAGCCGGGCCCGGACTCCGCGCACGACGTCTCGCCGCTGCGGGTCGGCCACAGCGACGTGTCCAAGCTGCGCGAGGCCGCCCAGGATGCCCGCCGCTGGGACTCCAAGTACGGCGGCGGGGACTGGCGTTCGTCCATGGTCCCGGAGTGCTTACGCGTCGACGCGGCACCGCTGCTGCTGGGTTCGTACAGTGACGAGGTCGGCCGGGCGCTCTTCGGCGCGGCGGCCGAACTGACCAGGCTCGCCGGGTGGATGGCCTTCGACACCGGTCAGCAGGAGGCGGCCCAGCGCTACTACATCCAGGCGCTGCGCCTGGCGCGGGCCGCGGCCGATGTGCCGCTCGGCGGCTACGTCCTCGCGTCCATGTCGCTTCAGGCGACCTATCGCGGCTTCGCCGACGAGGGCGTCGACCTCGCGCAGGCCGCGGTCGAGCGCAACCGAGGCCTCGCGACGGCACGCACCATGAGCTTCTTCCGCCTGGTGGAGGCCCGTGCCCACGCGAAGGCGAACGACGCACCGGCCGCCGGAGCCGCGCTGAAGGCCGCCGAGGGGTGGCTGGAGCGTTCCAGGGACGGCGACGCGGACCCGTCGTGGCTGGGCTTCTACTCGTACGACCGGTTCGCGGCCGACGCCGCGGAGTGCCACCTCGACCTGAAGGCGCCGCGGCAGGTGCGGCGGTTCACCGAACAGGCGCTGTCCAGACCCACCGAGGAGTTCGTCCGCTCGCACGGTCTGCGGCTCGTCGTCTCGGCCGTCGCCGAGCTGGAGTCGGGCAACCTTGACGCGGCCTGCGCGGCGGGCACCCGGGCCGTGGAGGTGGCGGGCCGTATCTCGTCGGCCCGGACCACCGAATACGTGCGCGACCTGCTGCACCGGCTGGAGCCCTACGGGGACGAGCCGCGCGTCGTCGAGCTGCGGGAGCGCGCCCGCCCGCTGCTGGTGGCGCCCGCGTAG
- a CDS encoding asparagine synthase-related protein: MRWLVGWSSIAASFGTAGAVGGSDEGRTMHPVGSQLLWGDPDPLWAVGDWRPDEIRTVRVDTAEGTPTARLAVLGCCGATDEQLRVGLLAARGGALRHLTAWTGSYTAVVQIGRRITVAGDLAGARPVFYTPWAGGTAYATAALPLADLIEAQLDIGHLAALLACPETPEALRDGTPYEGVKRIPPGHALILREGSREITGYEAVASLAVAAPELDPVSAVDGVRDALVEAVRARLLAPRHAPETQPPDPGPVPGMGPAERRAARGAPVPGIGSDLSGGSASATLALLAAGLPGLPGTILGHGTGAGERLLAVTFNDLTTRAHEDELERARVIAANPRLHHVVVAAGEEALPYADLDLESGPLTDEPAPSLVLVERNRRRLSAGSADHFVGDGARQVLDAHPARLADLLIDRRRRHLLRPVAALAKAEGPSAHSLFVPLTVYRAARRLARTSYRTGLEAAADRLPDANRLTPGLDTPADASLAALTWSRPGPAARWLTGEALAEVSVRLQEAAIRPTSVQRPGEARARAALARHAAGHRILEQAAEVRSQRLHAPFLDNQVVRAARALPESLRVQPGARAAILRRVLAGAGIHELPPGWGTPSQATSTAVTRTGLRASLPELIALFDAPLLADAGLVEARVVRKALRAASEGEPLPLDGLADLASTELWLRRLISRRGTCWTGTAAPRQRAVAGGVAPARRSLQG; this comes from the coding sequence ATGCGTTGGTTGGTGGGTTGGAGCAGTATCGCCGCGAGCTTCGGCACGGCCGGGGCGGTCGGCGGCAGCGACGAGGGACGCACCATGCACCCCGTGGGCTCCCAACTCCTGTGGGGAGACCCGGATCCGCTCTGGGCGGTGGGCGACTGGCGGCCCGACGAGATCCGCACCGTCCGGGTGGACACCGCCGAGGGCACCCCCACCGCACGGCTTGCCGTCCTCGGCTGCTGCGGTGCCACGGACGAACAACTGCGCGTCGGCCTGCTCGCCGCCCGCGGCGGGGCTCTGCGCCACCTCACGGCATGGACCGGCAGTTACACGGCCGTCGTCCAGATAGGCCGACGGATCACCGTGGCCGGAGACCTCGCCGGAGCCCGCCCGGTCTTCTACACGCCCTGGGCCGGCGGCACGGCCTACGCCACCGCCGCGCTCCCCCTCGCCGACCTCATCGAGGCCCAGCTGGACATCGGTCACCTCGCCGCCCTGCTCGCCTGCCCCGAAACCCCGGAGGCGCTGCGCGACGGCACTCCGTACGAGGGGGTGAAGCGCATCCCTCCCGGGCACGCGCTGATCCTGCGCGAGGGCTCGCGGGAGATCACGGGATACGAGGCGGTGGCCTCCCTCGCCGTGGCCGCGCCCGAACTCGACCCGGTGAGCGCGGTCGACGGGGTGCGCGACGCCCTCGTCGAAGCGGTGCGGGCCCGGCTCCTGGCCCCGCGCCACGCCCCGGAGACCCAGCCCCCCGACCCCGGCCCCGTTCCCGGCATGGGCCCGGCCGAACGCCGTGCCGCCCGGGGCGCGCCCGTCCCCGGAATCGGCTCCGACCTCTCCGGGGGCAGCGCCTCGGCGACCCTCGCCCTGCTCGCCGCCGGGCTCCCCGGTCTGCCCGGCACGATCCTGGGCCACGGCACGGGAGCGGGGGAGCGGCTGCTCGCCGTCACCTTCAACGACCTGACGACCCGCGCCCACGAGGACGAGCTCGAACGCGCCCGCGTCATCGCCGCCAACCCGCGACTCCACCATGTCGTGGTCGCCGCGGGCGAAGAGGCCCTGCCGTACGCCGACCTGGACCTGGAGAGCGGCCCGCTCACCGATGAACCCGCCCCCTCCCTCGTCCTCGTCGAACGCAACCGCCGCCGTCTCTCCGCGGGCAGCGCCGACCACTTCGTGGGCGACGGCGCCCGGCAGGTGCTCGACGCCCATCCGGCCCGCCTCGCCGATCTGCTGATCGACCGCAGACGCCGCCATCTGCTGCGCCCGGTCGCCGCACTCGCCAAGGCCGAAGGCCCGTCCGCGCACTCCCTGTTCGTCCCGCTGACCGTCTACCGGGCGGCCCGCCGGCTGGCCCGTACGTCCTACCGCACCGGTCTCGAAGCGGCCGCCGACCGCCTGCCCGACGCCAACCGCCTCACTCCCGGCCTCGACACCCCCGCCGACGCCTCGCTCGCCGCGCTGACCTGGTCCCGCCCCGGTCCCGCGGCCCGGTGGCTCACCGGGGAGGCGCTGGCTGAAGTATCGGTTCGCCTTCAGGAGGCGGCGATCCGCCCCACTTCCGTCCAGCGCCCCGGCGAAGCCCGCGCCCGAGCCGCCCTCGCCCGGCACGCCGCCGGCCACCGCATCCTGGAACAGGCCGCCGAGGTCCGCAGCCAGCGGCTGCACGCCCCCTTCCTGGACAACCAGGTCGTACGGGCCGCCCGCGCGCTCCCCGAATCCCTCCGGGTCCAGCCGGGCGCCCGCGCGGCGATCCTGCGCCGGGTCCTTGCGGGTGCGGGCATCCACGAGCTGCCGCCGGGCTGGGGCACCCCCTCCCAGGCCACCTCGACCGCCGTCACCCGGACCGGCCTGCGCGCATCGCTGCCCGAACTGATCGCCCTCTTCGACGCCCCGTTGCTCGCCGACGCGGGTCTGGTCGAGGCCCGCGTCGTACGCAAAGCCCTGCGCGCCGCCTCCGAGGGGGAACCCCTCCCCCTGGACGGCCTGGCCGACCTCGCCTCCACGGAACTGTGGCTGCGCCGCCTCATCTCGCGACGCGGCACCTGCTGGACGGGGACGGCGGCGCCCCGGCAGCGCGCGGTCGCCGGCGGGGTGGCCCCGGCACGGCGGTCGCTGCAGGGGTGA
- a CDS encoding M23 family metallopeptidase, giving the protein MASNKPAPEAPSRFVSEYGDDFATRPGTVVGTEYGAAYATDYGTDRGSDFGNDFRADDSGADRTWEEWNPTEDSVRPVRGKHRVAKQRNGLARSSTVLGVGVIAAVGAGGMATAQSKPPVSISLPDSISDNLPDAKSLPGVGALFSGETESAADKADAAIAAAPLTTAGITTAEAEQGTTDAGEALRARILQQAEQQQDAADAEVKAAAEKAAAEKAAAEAKKKQDAAEAKIAAEKKKAAEEAKKKAEALRLAKLAASYAIPTSSYTITSTFGEAGSMWSSGYHTGLDFAAPTGTPIKAIHTGTVKSAGYSGAYGYRTVLELEDGTELWFCHQSSMDVSIGQKVTTGDTIGRVGATGNVTGPHLHLEVHTPDGTGIDPMPWLQARGLTV; this is encoded by the coding sequence GTGGCGTCCAACAAGCCTGCCCCCGAAGCTCCCTCCCGGTTCGTGTCCGAGTACGGCGATGACTTCGCCACCCGGCCCGGAACCGTTGTCGGTACGGAGTACGGGGCCGCCTACGCGACCGATTACGGGACCGATCGGGGCAGCGACTTCGGAAACGACTTCCGCGCCGACGACTCCGGGGCCGACAGGACCTGGGAGGAATGGAATCCCACCGAGGACTCCGTCCGTCCCGTGCGCGGCAAGCACCGCGTCGCCAAGCAGCGCAATGGTCTGGCCCGCAGCTCCACCGTCCTCGGCGTCGGCGTCATCGCGGCCGTCGGTGCGGGTGGCATGGCCACCGCCCAGAGCAAGCCGCCGGTCTCCATCTCTCTGCCCGATTCCATCTCGGACAATCTCCCCGACGCCAAGTCCCTCCCGGGCGTCGGCGCACTGTTCTCGGGCGAGACCGAGTCCGCGGCGGACAAGGCCGACGCTGCGATCGCCGCCGCCCCGCTGACCACCGCCGGCATCACCACCGCCGAGGCCGAGCAGGGCACCACCGACGCCGGTGAGGCCCTTCGCGCCCGCATCCTCCAGCAGGCGGAGCAGCAGCAGGACGCCGCCGACGCCGAGGTCAAGGCCGCCGCCGAGAAGGCAGCAGCCGAGAAGGCCGCCGCGGAGGCGAAGAAGAAGCAGGACGCCGCCGAGGCCAAGATCGCCGCGGAGAAGAAGAAGGCGGCGGAAGAGGCGAAGAAGAAGGCGGAGGCCCTGCGGCTCGCCAAGCTCGCCGCCAGCTACGCCATCCCCACCTCCTCGTACACGATCACCTCGACCTTCGGCGAGGCCGGATCGATGTGGTCCTCCGGCTACCACACGGGACTCGACTTCGCGGCTCCCACCGGCACGCCGATCAAGGCGATCCACACCGGCACGGTCAAGTCGGCGGGCTACTCCGGCGCCTACGGCTACCGCACGGTCCTGGAGCTGGAGGACGGCACGGAGCTGTGGTTCTGCCACCAGTCCTCGATGGATGTCAGCATCGGTCAGAAGGTCACGACCGGCGACACCATCGGACGCGTCGGCGCGACCGGCAACGTGACCGGCCCGCACCTCCACCTGGAGGTCCACACCCCGGACGGCACCGGCATCGACCCGATGCCCTGGCTGCAGGCCCGGGGTCTGACGGTCTGA
- a CDS encoding aldo/keto reductase, translated as MTSLRKLGSSSLQVFPLALGGNVFGWTADEAQSFAVLDAYAAAGGNFIDTADAYSAWVPGNEGGESETLIGKWLAARGNRSDIVVATKVGAHPAYKGLSATTIKAAAEESLRRLGTDHIDLYYTHFDDETVPVEEIITALDQLVKDGKVREIAASNISPQRLRASLDFSEREGLARYVALQPHYNLVSRDTYEGELQDTAADAGLAAVPYFALASGFLTGKYRPGTAVESARADKASTHLESERGQKVLAALDKVAQERDAEIATVALAWLAARPTVAAPIASARTVEQLPALVAVAGLRLTDQELADLTEASA; from the coding sequence ATGACTTCTCTCCGTAAGCTCGGTTCCTCCAGCCTCCAGGTCTTCCCGCTCGCCCTCGGGGGCAATGTCTTCGGCTGGACCGCCGACGAGGCGCAGTCCTTCGCCGTTCTCGACGCGTACGCGGCGGCCGGCGGCAATTTCATCGACACCGCCGACGCCTACTCGGCCTGGGTCCCGGGCAACGAGGGCGGCGAGTCGGAGACCCTCATCGGCAAGTGGCTCGCCGCTCGCGGCAACCGTTCCGACATCGTCGTGGCCACCAAGGTCGGCGCCCACCCCGCGTACAAGGGGCTCTCCGCCACCACCATCAAGGCCGCCGCCGAGGAGTCGCTGCGCCGGCTCGGCACCGACCACATCGACCTCTACTACACGCACTTCGACGACGAGACGGTCCCGGTCGAGGAGATCATCACCGCCCTCGACCAGCTGGTGAAGGACGGCAAGGTCCGCGAGATCGCCGCCTCCAACATCAGCCCCCAGCGGCTCCGCGCCTCGCTGGACTTCTCCGAGCGCGAGGGGCTCGCCCGGTACGTGGCCCTGCAGCCCCACTACAACCTCGTCTCCCGGGACACGTACGAGGGTGAGCTCCAGGACACCGCAGCCGACGCCGGTCTTGCGGCCGTCCCGTACTTCGCCCTGGCCTCCGGGTTCCTCACCGGCAAGTACCGTCCGGGTACGGCCGTGGAGAGCGCCCGTGCCGACAAGGCGTCCACGCACCTGGAGTCGGAGCGCGGACAGAAGGTGCTCGCCGCGCTCGACAAGGTGGCGCAGGAGCGGGACGCGGAGATCGCGACCGTGGCGCTGGCGTGGCTGGCCGCCCGGCCGACCGTCGCCGCACCGATCGCCTCGGCCCGTACGGTCGAGCAGCTTCCCGCGCTGGTGGCCGTCGCCGGACTGCGGCTGACGGACCAGGAGCTGGCGGACCTCACCGAAGCTTCCGCCTAG
- the trmB gene encoding tRNA (guanosine(46)-N7)-methyltransferase TrmB yields the protein MVSEPLNPSPATPGDAAAETDSTLPTGALPTDPPATGPDGTAGMPPTGADGAVPATAGIPDDLRAAALDRQRRLRQEPRFPGGPAADPAGSHHERRIRSFQPRRSRVSPGQQDALERLWPKWGLDIDGLRVLDLPELFDGLPVVLEIGFGMGEATAQMAADDPGTGILAVDVHTPGQGNLLRLADRNGMSNIRVANGDAIILLREMLTPDALDGLRVYFPDPWPKARHHKRRLIQPEFLDLVAQRLKPGAVLHCATDWEPYAEQMLEVLTAHPRFENTAADGGYAPRPAFRPLTRFEGQGLDKGHVVHDLLFARC from the coding sequence ATTGTGTCTGAGCCCTTGAACCCCTCCCCCGCGACGCCCGGCGACGCCGCTGCCGAGACGGACAGCACGCTCCCCACCGGGGCGCTCCCCACCGATCCGCCCGCCACAGGGCCGGACGGCACGGCCGGCATGCCCCCCACCGGGGCGGACGGCGCCGTGCCCGCGACCGCCGGAATCCCGGACGATCTGCGCGCCGCGGCCCTGGACCGCCAGCGCAGGCTGCGCCAGGAGCCCCGCTTCCCGGGCGGCCCCGCGGCCGATCCGGCCGGTTCGCACCACGAGCGCCGGATCCGGAGCTTCCAGCCGCGCCGCAGCCGGGTCTCACCCGGCCAGCAGGACGCCCTGGAGCGGCTCTGGCCGAAGTGGGGCCTGGACATCGACGGGCTGCGCGTCCTCGATCTGCCCGAGCTGTTCGACGGACTGCCCGTGGTCCTGGAGATCGGCTTCGGCATGGGCGAGGCCACCGCGCAGATGGCCGCCGACGACCCGGGCACCGGCATCCTCGCGGTCGACGTGCACACCCCGGGCCAGGGCAACCTGCTCCGTCTCGCGGACCGGAACGGCATGTCCAACATCCGGGTCGCCAACGGCGACGCGATCATCCTGCTCCGGGAGATGCTGACGCCGGACGCACTGGACGGGCTGCGGGTGTATTTCCCCGACCCGTGGCCCAAGGCCCGTCACCACAAGCGCCGGCTGATCCAGCCGGAGTTCCTCGATCTGGTGGCACAGCGGCTGAAGCCCGGAGCGGTCCTGCACTGCGCGACCGACTGGGAGCCGTACGCGGAGCAGATGCTGGAGGTGCTCACCGCGCACCCCCGCTTCGAGAACACGGCGGCGGACGGCGGCTACGCACCCCGGCCCGCGTTCCGGCCGCTGACCCGGTTCGAGGGACAGGGCCTGGACAAGGGCCACGTGGTGCACGACCTGCTGTTCGCCCGCTGCTGA